In Blastopirellula sp. J2-11, a single genomic region encodes these proteins:
- a CDS encoding cupin domain-containing protein encodes MKVQHFEQSVANPVKMDGATGCQVRQLINDQDGAPNFAMRQFEVEPGGHTPKHHHPYEHEVYVIAGAGVVLEGDQPREIKAGDVIYVAPDEVHQFQNVGEAPLKFLCLVPNSANNAQFVAKPECAE; translated from the coding sequence ATGAAAGTCCAGCACTTTGAACAATCGGTCGCCAACCCAGTGAAAATGGATGGAGCGACCGGCTGTCAGGTACGGCAACTGATCAACGACCAAGATGGCGCCCCTAACTTTGCGATGCGCCAGTTTGAAGTCGAGCCTGGTGGGCACACGCCCAAGCATCATCATCCCTACGAGCACGAGGTTTACGTCATCGCCGGCGCCGGCGTCGTGCTCGAGGGCGACCAACCGCGCGAAATCAAAGCAGGCGACGTCATCTATGTGGCGCCCGACGAAGTGCATCAATTTCAGAACGTGGGCGAGGCTCCACTGAAGTTTTTGTGCCTGGTGCCCAACTCGGCGAATAACGCTCAGTTTGTCGCCAAGCCGGAATGCGCCGAGTAA
- the ligA gene encoding NAD-dependent DNA ligase LigA: MAAVQEEIDQLRAEIRRHDRMYYVEAKSEISDLEYDKLLNRLKHLEAENPQLITPDSPTQRIGDQPVEHLNQVAHRVPMLSIDNTYSLEELKAYGERIQKLLPEEKIEWVVELKIDGVAASLLYENGQLIRGVTRGNGQVGDDITHNIRTIKDIPLQLAGDDVPPVLEVRGEIYMTNEELSRINERLAEAGEALYKNTRNVTAGSIRLLDPRICAERNLRMFTHGVGYVEGLKSESHIDFLNELKQYGLSPTPKVEAFANFDAAVAHCETLIETLQDLPFEVDGLVLKVNRFEQRERLGSTTKSPRWIIAYKFEKYEAITKLNDIRVQVGKTGTITPIAELEPVELAGTTVSRSSLHNAEQIERLDIRIGDVVVVEKAGKIIPHIVRVEMHERKTELPKFEFPTVCPICKTTLVKDEGGVYIRCPNRETCPAQLKERIGYFASRNAMDIEGLGDKLVDQLVVDELVKSYGDIYRLTTEELSQLERMGKKSSENLIASIVSSKDRGLARLLNALSIRHVGNRVAQLLARHFVTVDALLSASEEEIAAVNEIGPIIAASVHHFFASDFGQQTIADLRLLGLKLTEDVPDVAASDETEGPLAGKTLVVTGTLVKYGRDEIQELIEKHGGKATSSVSKKTDYVVAGEKAGSKLAKAQQLGVKVLSEAEFEALLAGDHSPQAN; this comes from the coding sequence ATGGCAGCCGTCCAAGAAGAGATTGATCAACTGCGGGCCGAAATCCGCCGTCATGATCGGATGTACTATGTCGAAGCGAAATCGGAGATCAGCGATCTAGAGTACGACAAGTTGCTCAATCGGTTGAAGCATCTCGAGGCCGAAAACCCGCAGTTGATTACGCCTGATAGCCCCACGCAGCGAATCGGCGATCAGCCGGTCGAGCATCTGAATCAAGTGGCGCATCGCGTGCCGATGTTGTCGATCGACAACACCTACAGCCTGGAAGAGCTAAAAGCGTATGGCGAACGAATTCAAAAGCTGCTGCCCGAGGAAAAAATCGAGTGGGTCGTCGAACTGAAAATTGACGGCGTCGCCGCTTCGCTACTGTACGAAAATGGACAACTCATTCGTGGAGTGACGCGCGGCAACGGTCAGGTCGGCGACGACATCACCCACAATATTCGGACGATCAAAGATATCCCGCTGCAATTGGCTGGCGACGACGTTCCGCCGGTTCTGGAAGTGCGGGGCGAAATCTATATGACCAACGAGGAGTTGTCGCGAATCAACGAACGTCTGGCCGAAGCGGGCGAAGCGCTTTACAAGAACACGCGCAACGTCACCGCCGGCAGCATTCGGTTGCTCGATCCACGCATCTGCGCCGAGCGAAACTTACGCATGTTTACGCACGGAGTCGGTTATGTGGAAGGCTTGAAAAGCGAGTCCCACATCGACTTTCTGAACGAACTGAAACAATACGGACTGTCGCCGACGCCGAAGGTGGAAGCGTTTGCAAATTTTGACGCCGCGGTCGCTCATTGCGAAACGCTGATCGAAACGCTGCAAGACCTGCCTTTCGAGGTCGATGGCCTGGTGCTGAAGGTCAATCGCTTTGAACAACGCGAAAGACTAGGAAGCACGACCAAAAGCCCGCGCTGGATCATCGCCTACAAATTTGAGAAGTACGAAGCGATCACCAAGCTGAACGACATTCGGGTGCAAGTGGGCAAGACCGGCACGATCACGCCGATCGCCGAACTTGAGCCGGTCGAATTGGCCGGCACGACAGTCTCGCGCTCGAGCCTACACAACGCCGAGCAGATCGAGCGGCTCGATATTCGCATCGGCGATGTGGTGGTCGTCGAGAAAGCAGGTAAGATCATTCCGCACATCGTGCGCGTAGAGATGCACGAGCGCAAGACGGAACTGCCGAAGTTCGAGTTTCCCACCGTCTGTCCGATTTGCAAGACAACGCTCGTAAAGGACGAAGGAGGCGTTTATATTCGCTGCCCCAATCGCGAGACTTGTCCTGCGCAATTGAAAGAACGGATCGGATATTTTGCGTCACGCAATGCGATGGATATCGAAGGACTGGGAGACAAATTGGTCGACCAGTTAGTCGTGGATGAATTGGTCAAGAGCTATGGCGACATCTATCGATTGACGACCGAAGAATTGTCGCAGTTAGAACGGATGGGAAAGAAGTCGAGCGAAAATCTGATCGCGTCCATCGTCTCCAGCAAAGACCGCGGGCTCGCCCGACTATTGAATGCGCTATCGATCCGTCATGTCGGCAATCGCGTCGCGCAGTTGCTGGCCCGCCATTTTGTGACGGTGGATGCGTTGCTTAGCGCCAGTGAAGAGGAGATCGCCGCGGTCAATGAAATCGGGCCGATCATCGCGGCCAGCGTGCACCACTTTTTCGCCAGCGACTTTGGTCAACAAACGATCGCAGACCTACGTCTATTGGGGCTCAAACTGACCGAGGATGTTCCGGATGTCGCCGCTTCCGACGAAACGGAGGGCCCGCTGGCCGGTAAAACGCTCGTCGTGACCGGGACGCTGGTGAAATACGGACGAGATGAAATTCAGGAGCTGATCGAAAAGCATGGAGGCAAAGCGACCTCCAGTGTTTCGAAGAAAACCGACTATGTGGTCGCCGGAGAAAAAGCGGGAAGCAAATTGGCGAAAGCCCAACAACTGGGGGTCAAGGTTCTGAGTGAAGCAGAATTTGAAGCACTTTTGGCAGGAGACCACTCCCCCCAGGCCAACTGA